The Apium graveolens cultivar Ventura chromosome 11, ASM990537v1, whole genome shotgun sequence genome has a window encoding:
- the LOC141698611 gene encoding receptor-like protein kinase FERONIA yields MLPTSFSWHTCHFVADFLITYTISWSSAAVLPPYNPADIYLLNCGGPPGATSLDGREWVTDSISKLVPSADIFETSTASTAYEPSPFVDKTPYSTARIFRSQFTYTFPVSKAGQMFLRLYFYPTNYSDGFNKTMSFFSVKLVDRTILSDFSPFLDLQPPSLTLVKEFIVTIKRNFLLEVTFIPSPNSYAFVNGIEVVSVPDKLYIRGSDNITDGIKMVGNKTTYHVEDFLAIEKIYRLNVGGSHISSTNDTGIFRSWDEDGPYLFGGSLSYTPTLKMPINYSANTPPYTAPEIVYSSARTLSKEAFDSSLTWLFPVDSGFSYLLRLHFCEFMMEITGANQRVFSIYINNQTAEILADVFDWAGGRGIPVYKDYLMFVGNKPGGSKYKPDLRLAMHPDTKDHPIYENVILNGVEIFKLSHFGGSLASPNPEFVSILPTETKKIRTIGGSVGGIILFSMIVGFLLYWRRKVRSQDINNKSRSTTAIISLLPSVRSRKFSLEEMKFATSNFGDNFVIGTGGFGNVYKGYLQKCTDPVAIKRLNSSSRQGAHEFQTEITILSNLRHRHLVPLIGCCDDSGEMILVYDYMVHGTLRGHLYGGNNPPLSWKQRLHICIGAARGLHYLHAGAEHVIIHRDVKSTNILLDEKMVAKVSDFGLSKMGPSDTSITHMSTVVKGSFGYLDPEYYLRRQLTTKSDVYSFGVVLFEVLCARPVIMQDLPYEQMNLAEWSRICYRKGTLGEIVDTNLMGEIAVESLNKFGEVGFSCLRDHGTDRPTMSDVVLSLEFALQLQESHKRLDHDNLLITKCVAEARSREASTSSTGSDGFKSGIGSVFSDILNPSAR; encoded by the coding sequence ATGCTTCCTACTAGTTTTTCTTGGCACACCTGTCATTTCGTTGCCGACTTTCTTATCACATATACCATTTCTTGGTCCTCTGCCGCAGTGTTGCCACCCTATAATCCTGCTGATATCTACCTACTCAACTGCGGCGGACCTCCCGGTGCAACTTCTCTCGATGGCCGAGAATGGGTAACAGATTCTATTTCAAAACTTGTACCATCAGCAGACATCTTTGAGACTTCAACAGCCTCCACAGCATACGAACCAAGTCCATTTGTTGACAAAACTCCTTATTCAACTGCCAGAATCTTCCGTTCTCAATTCACCTATACGTTCCCTGTCTCCAAAGCTGGTCAGATGTTTTTACGCCTCTACTTCTACCCGACAAATTACTCAGATGGCTTTAACAAAACCATGTCATTCTTCTCCGTCAAATTGGTCGACCGCACTATTCTATCCGACTTCAGTCCCTTCCTAGACCTGCAGCCCCCATCACTCACTCTGGTCAAAGAATTTATCGTCACCATCAAGCGAAATTTTTTACTAGAGGTGACATTTATACCGTCTCCAAACTCCTACGCCTTTGTCAATGGCATTGAAGTTGTTTCAGTTCCCGATAAGTTGTACATCAGAGGAAGTGATAATATCACAGATGGAATAAAAATGGTGGGTAACAAAACCACCTATCATGTTGAAGACTTTCTAGCAATTGAAAAAATTTATCGGTTAAATGTAGGTGGCAGTCACATCTCCTCGACAAATGATACTGGAATATTTCGCTCATGGGATGAAGACGGGCCATATTTATTCGGTGGTTCTCTTAGCTATACACCAACTCTCAAAATGCCAATCAATTACTCGGCCAACACTCCACCATACACGGCCCCTGAAATTGTATACTCCAGTGCGCGGACTTTGTCTAAGGAGGCTTTTGACTCCAGTCTAACTTGGTTATTTCCAGTAGATTCTGGGTTTTCTTATCTACTTCGGCTTCATTTTTGTGAGTTTATGATGGAAATAACCGGCGCTAATCAACGAGTATTTTCTATTTACATTAACAATCAAACAGCTGAGATATTAGCAGATGTATTCGATTGGGCCGGTGGGAGAGGAATTCCCGTGTATAAAGACTACCTTATGTTCGTCGGTAACAAACCAGGTGGTAGCAAGTATAAGCCAGATTTGAGGCTAGCAATGCACCCAGACACGAAAGATCATCCTATCTACGAAAATGTAATTTTGAACGGGGTGGAGATTTTTAAACTTAGTCACTTCGGAGGTAGCCTTGCTTCCCCGAATCCTGAATTTGTGTCAATTCTTCCAACGGAAACAAAAAAAATTCGAACTATTGGAGGTTCAGTTGGAGGTATTATCCTGTTTTCGATGATAGTTGGTTTTTTATTATACTGGAGAAGAAAAGTAAGATCCCAGGACATCAACAACAAATCAAGATCGACTACTGCCATCATTTCGTTATTGCCGTCTGTTAGGAGTCGAAAATTTTCTCTAGAGGAAATGAAATTCGCCACTAGCAACTTTGGTGACAATTTTGTCATTGGGACAGGAGGATTTGGTAACGTGTATAAAGGGTATTTGCAAAAATGTACAGACCCTGTAGCAATCAAGCGGTTGAATTCGTCATCACGACAAGGTGCCCACGAGTTTCAAACAGAAATCACGATCCTCTCAAATCTGCGCCACCGTCATCTTGTACCACTGATTGGATGTTGCGATGATAGTGGCGAGATGATACTGGTTTATGATTACATGGTTCACGGAACCCTCCGTGGTCATCTTTATGGAGGAAATAATCCACCATTGTCGTGGAAGCAGAGGCTACATATTTGCATCGGTGCAGCAAGAGGCCTGCATTATCTCCATGCAGGTGCAGAGCATGTGATAATCCATCGCGATGTGAAGTCAACTAATATTTTGTTGGATGAGAAAATGGTAGCCAAGGTGTCAGATTTTGGTTTGTCGAAAATGGGACCTAGTGATACGTCGATCACACACATGAGCACGGTAGTGAAGGGTAGCTTTGGATACTTGGATCCAGAATATTACCTACGGCGACAATTGACTACCAAATCAGACGTTTATTCATTTGGAGTGGTGTTGTTTGAAGTGTTGTGTGCTAGGCCAGTGATAATGCAGGACTTGCCATATGAGCAAATGAATTTAGCGGAGTGGTCTCGGatttgttacaggaaaggaaCCCTCGGTGAAATAGTGGATACAAATTTAATGGGGGAGATTGCAGTTGAGAGTTTAAACAAGTTTGGAGAAGTGGGATTTAGCTGCCTAAGGGACCATGGGACTGATAGGCCTACCATGAGCGATGTTGTTTTGAGTCTGGAATTTGCATTGCAGCTTCAAGAGTCTCACAAAAGGTTGGACCACGACAACCTCTTAATAACCAAATGTGTGGCCGAAGCTAGAAGCCGTGAAGCATCAACTTCAAGCACTGGTAGTGACGGATTCAAGTCTGGGATTGGAAGCGTTTTCTCTGACATCTTGAACCCAAGTGCACGTTAA